The Methylobacterium durans nucleotide sequence GAGGCCGCGGCGGGCCTCGTCGAGGGTCTCGCGCAGCTCCATCAGCTCGCGCCGCTCCTCCGTGGTCTCGCGCAGGCGCAGCAGCGCCCGGCCCGCCACCGCCTGACCCTGCGCCTCGACGCTCTGGCCGGACTGGCTGCGCAGGGTGAGCCGAAAACCGGTGCCCCGGACCCGCAGGGTCTCGACGCCGGCCTCCAGCGCCGCGGCATCCGCGGGGGCGAGCCAGGTGCCGAAGGCGAGGATGCGGCGCGCCGCGGTCGCGGCTGGCCGGGCGCCGTCGAAGGCGAGGCCGACATCGCCCTCGATCACCGGTTCGCCCAGGCCCTCCCAGGTGATGATGACCTGACGCTCGGCGTTGAGCAGCATCTCGGCCCGGTCATGCGCGCCGCGCAGCGCCCCGAGCGCCACCGCCTGCTCGCGCTCGCGCCGCGTCCAGCGCGACCGCTCGTGCAGGTGGAGAAGGGACAGGATCGTGGCGAAGACCGTGAGCCCGATCAGGATCGAGAGCCCGGCGAGGTTGTGGGTGTGCAGGCCGGCGATGGCCCCGGACGCCTCCGCCTGCGGGGCCGCCAAGGCCTTGCCGACAGGCCCGGTCGCAGCGACGATGAGAGCGCCGGCGCAGGCCGTGAGGCGCGCCGCTCCTTCGACCCTCATGATCCGCACCGCCTCCACGAATCTTCGATGAGGCACGCGAACGCGGCCCCACGGCGCGAACCGCGCCGTTCCCGCGTAGCGGCCGCTCGGGCCGTCCCGCGGGGCACCTCATCTGAGGAATCGGGATACTGTACCCCGGTGCGGAATCGCGCCGGAAGGGGGTCGAGCGGAACAATGAACCCTGGGGTGCATGTCGGACCGAACCCGACACACGAAAGACACACTTTCGCACGGGACCTGCCGCAATCGGTGCGGGTGCACGGAGCGGCCGCGAGGCCCGCGAATGCGAGAAAGCCCGGCGCGAGGGCCGGGCTTTCATCAGGGCTTGGTGGCTGGCGGAAGGCCGGCCGGGCGCTCAGTAGCGGTAGTGATCCGGCTTGAACGGGCCGCTCTCCGGCACGCCGATATAGGAGGCCTGATCGGGGCGCAGCTTCGAGAGCTTGGCGCCGATCTTCTCGAGATGCAGGAGCGCGACCTTCTCGTCGAGGGTCTTGGGCAGGGTGTAGACCTGCCGCTCGTACTTGCCCGGGTTCGTCCAGAGCTCGATCTGGGCGAGCGTCTGGTTCGTGAACGAGGCCGACATCACGAAGGACGGGTGACCCGTCGCGTTGCCGAGGTTCACCAGCCGCCCCTCCGAGAGGAGGATGATGCGGTGGCCGTCGGCGAACTCGATCTCGTCGACCTGCGGCTTGATGTTCGTCCACTTGAGGTTCTTGAGGCCCGCGACCTGGATCTCGTTGTCGAAGTGGCCGATGTTGCACACGATCGCCCGGTCCTTCATGGCCCGCATGTGCTCGATCGTGATGATGTCCTTGTTGCCGGTGGCCGTCACGAAGATGTCGGCGCGGGGCGCGGCATCTTCCATTGTGACCACCTCGTAGCCCTCCATCGCGGCCTGGAGCGCGCAGATCGGGTCGATCTCGGAGACGAGCACGCGGCAGCCGGCGTGGCGGAGCGAGGAGGCCGAGCCCTTGCCGACGTCGCCGAAGCCCGCGACCATGGCGACCTTGCCGGCCATCATCACGTCGGTGCCGCGGCGGATGCCGTCGACGAGCGATTCGCGGCAGCCGTAGAGGTTGTCGAACTTCGATTTCGTGACCGAGTCGTTCACGTTGATCGCCGGGAAGAGCAGCTTGCCCTCCTTGGCGAGGATGTAGAGGCGGTGCACGCCCGTGGTCGTCTCCTCGGAGACGCCCTTGATCGAATCCGCGAGGCCCGCGAACCAGCCCTTCGGCTTCTCCTTGAGCTTCTTCTTGAGGAGCGCGAAGAAGATCTCCTCCTCCTCGGAGCTCGGCTTGTCGAGGAAGGCGGTGTCGCCCTGCTCGGCGCGCAGGCCGAGATGCACGAACATCGTGGCGTCGCCGCCGTCGTCGAGGATCATGTTCGGCATGCCGCCGTCATGCCAGTCGAACAGGCGCGACGTGTAGTCCCAGTACTCCTCCAGCGTCTCGCCCTTCACGGCGAAGACCGGGATGCCGGCGGCCGCGATCGCGGCGGCGGCATGGTCCTGCGTCGAGTAGATGTTGCAGGAGACCCAGCGGATGTCGGCGCCGAGCGCCTTCAGGGTCTCGATCAGCACGGCCGTCTGGATCGTCATGTGCAGCGAGCCAGCGATCTTGGCGCCCTTGAGGGGCTGGCGCGCCGCGTATTCCTCGCGCACGGCCATCAGGCCCGGCATCTCGCTCTCGGCGATGGAGATCTCCTTGCGGCCGTAATCGGCCAGCCCGATGTCCCTGACGATGTAGTCCTTGGCCATGTGCCCGATGCTCCGTGTCCGTTGGCTGTCTGAGGCCAGCCTATAACAGGGACGGTCGTGGGAGGCAATCAAGACATAAAGATGTCTTTATACGAACTCCAAGGAGGGACATGAGCGAAGGCTCGCGCCTCATCCCTCCGCGCGCAGCTGGCGCCGGATGATCTTGCCCGTGGTCGTCATCGGCAGCTCCGCCCGGAAGGCGAGTTCGCGCGGCCTCTCATGGGCCGAGAGCCGGGCGCGGGCGAATTCGAGGATCTCATCGCGCAGGGCGTCGGAGGCGGCATATCCCTCGCGCAGCACCACGAAGGCCTTCACGATCTCAGTGCGCAGGGGATCGGGCTTGCCGATCGCGGCGGCGAGCGCGACCGCCGGATGGCGCAGGAGGCAATCCTCGATCTCGGTCGGGCCGATCCGGTAGGCGGCCGAGGTGATGAGGTCGTCGTCGCGCCCGACGAAGTGGATGTAGCCGTCCGCGTCGCGCCGTGCCTGGTCGCCCGTCAGCATCCAGTCGCCGCGGAATTTCCGCGCCGTCGCCTCCGGCTGGTTCCAGTAGCCGAGGAACATCACCGGGTCGGGCCGGGCGACGCAGATCTCGCCGGGCTCGTCGATCCCGGCCTCGCTGCCGTCGGGCCGCAGGATCGCGACGCGATGGCCCGGGACCGGCTTGCCGGTCGATCCCGGCCGGGCGATTCCGGCGGCGCGGCAGGCGGCGAGCACGAGGTTGCACTCGGTCTGCCCGTAGGCCTCGCCGATGGTCAGCCCGAGGGCGTCCCGGGCCCAGGTGAAGGTCTCGGGGCCGAGCGCCTCGCCCGCCGAGGCGATGTTGCGCAGGCGGGACAGGTCGAAGCGCTCGCGCGGCGACTCGACGCCGCGCAGCATGCGCAGGGCGGTCGGCGGCAGGAAGACGTTGGTGATGCCGAGCCGCGCGATCAGGCCGAGGGCATCCTCAGCCTCGAAGCGACCGGGGCGGGCCACCACCGGCATGCCGAGATGCAGGCTCGGCATCAGCACGTTGAGGAGGCCGCCGGCCCAGGCCCAATCGGAGGGCGTCCACATCAGGTCGCCGCCGTGGGGCGCGAAATCGTGCATCATCCGCCAGCCCGGCAGGTGGCCGGGCAGCACCCGGTGCCCGTGCAGCGCCCCCTTCGGCGCGCCCGTGGTGCCGGAGGTGTAGATCATCAGGGCCGGGTCGTCGGGGCCCGTCTCGACGGGCGCGAAGTTCTCGCTCCCCTCCGCGAGGAGGTCGTCGAGGCCGAGCGCGCCGTCCGCCGCGCCCTCGCGGCAGATCACGAGGTCGAGGCCCGGCAACCCGGCGCGGAGCGGCCCGAGCTTGGCGAGCCCCGCCGCGTCCGTGACGATCGCCCGCGCGCCCGAATCGGCGAGCCGGTAGGCCAGCGCCTCCGGGCCGAACAGGCCGGCGAGCGGCAGGGCCACCGCCCCGAGCTTGTAGGCGGCGGCGTGGGCCACCACGACGGCGGCCGATTGCGGCAGCAGCACCGCCACCCGGTCGCCCGGCCCGACGCCGCGGGCCCGCAAAGCCCCCGCGAGCCGGTTCGAATCCGCCCTGAGCCGTCCGAAGGGGATCGTCTCGACCGCGCCGTCGGGGCCGACCTCCAGGATCGCCGGTCGTTCCGGCTCGCGCGCCCCGAAGACGTCGCAGACGTCGACGCCCATGTTGTAGCGGGCGGGGATGTCCCAGCGGAACCGGGCGCGGAGGGTGTCGTAGTCGGGCGCGGGGCTCAGCACGGAGCGCTCACGCGTCGCGGGCGGGGAAGGCGCCGGCGAAGACGAAGTCGGTGATCGGCCGGCGTCCGTTCGGCGTCTCGCGGGTGCGCTGCTCGTCGGTCATCTCGGCCGGCGGGATGGCGCGCCCGACCGCGTAGGCCGCCTCGACCCGGTGATGCTCCGGCACGTTGAGCGCGCCGACGGCGCGCTCCTTGTCGAAGCCGGTCATGCCGTGGGCGTGCCAGCCCTGGCGGATCGCCTGCAACTGAAAGGCGAGGGAAGCCGCGCCCGCGTCCAGGGAGTGGCTCCAGGAGGGCTGCAGGTTCTCCCCCACCTTCATGCGGGTGCTGGAGACGAGGATGACGAGGGCGCCGGTTCCCGCCACCCATCTCTGGTTGCCGGGGGAGATGAGGTCGAACAGCCGGTCCCAGTTGGCGTCGCCGCGCAGGGCATAGATGAAGCGCCAGGGCTGCGAATTGTAGGAGGAGGGCGCCCAGCGCGCCGCCTCGAACATCCGCATCAGTTCCGCCTCGGGCACCGCCTCGCCCGTGAAGGCGCGCGGCGAGCGGCGCTCGACGAAGAGCGGGTCGACCGCGTGGTCGGGCTGGCGCGGCGTCGGGTTCGTCACGGGCGCGGGTCTCCGGGCAGACGGGGCAGTTTCGGCGGCGTGGCGCGCCGCCCGCGTGCCGGCATGCACGAGGAACGAAATCCGCGCAAATGCGACCTTCGGGCAGTCCGCCTACCGCAGGCCGCCGCCCAGGCCCGTGGCCGCGCCGAGCCCTGCGCCGCCGAGCCCCATCCCGCCGCGGGGAGGGCCTGCGCCGTCCTCTGATCCATCGGCCCCGCCCGTGATGATGCTGCCCGGCATCGTCACGGGTCCCGGGCTCACCGACCTTGCCCCGAGCGATTGCGGGCAGATGCGGGCGCAGACCGGCTCGAGCTCGGTCGGGCTCGAGCACAGGGAGCGCGCCTCGCCGCCGACGCAGATGCAGGAGCAGGTCGCTGCGGCCGGCACGGGCAGGAGCGCCACGAGGATTCCGAGCAGGATCAGGCGCATACACTTCCCTCCGGGCCGGCTTGCCCCTGCGTCCGGCCTCATGAACGGCCCGGGCGGCCGGGGCGCAGCATAGCTCATCGCGAGCCCGGTGTCCGCGCCCCGCTCAGGGCGGCGTGGAGGCGGCTCAGGCCCGCCTCGACCGCTTCCAGGGTCCCGACGAGCGTGTAGCAGGTGAAGGCGTAGGGGCCGGGCCCGCCGGCCCCGTGCCGGTAGACGCAGTTCCACTTGACGGTGGCGTTGCCCTCGGGGCCTCTCGGCGCGGGAAAGCGGAAGCGGCCGAAGCCCGCATCCGGATGCGCGGCCTGGGGCAGGTCTGGGCTGTAGACGCCCATCGCGTAGGCGCCATCCTCGGTCGCCAGGATCACCGGCACCGGCTGCTCGCCGGGTCCGTCCGAGAGCGGCGCGCGCCGGCCGCTGCGCGGATCGTAGCTCCAGAACCGGGAGAAGTCGGGCGGCATGTAGCCGGTCAGGACCTCGAAATTGGCCGACGCGAAGGCGTGGGGCACGCTGAAGGTGGCCCGGTAGGCGATGGCGTTTGCGACCCCGTGGACGCCGATCTCGACGTCCTTGGTCAGGACCGCGTCCGAGAGGGGGGAGGCGTAGCCGCCCGGCCCCTTCGGGCATTCCCGCGAGGTTTCGCCGGGCTCCACCCACCACGCCATGCGGGTCCGGGTGTGCAGGCGCTTGTCCTGCACACGCAGGCTGATGAGACGGCTGGTGCTCTCGGGGCCCATGCCGTCGGCGTCGGAACCAGCCTCCGTCGGGTTGAGGCACTCACCGTAGCCGTCGAAGGAGGCGGCCGATTGCAGCTCGCGGCCGTGATCGAAGCGATTGAGGAATTCGCGGCCGTTCCAGGCGAGGCTGTCGATGGCGCCGGCCGTGCGGGACGACGCGCTCAGGACGATCTGCGAGCCAGCAAAGGGCTGGGCGATGGAGGCGCGGCCCTCGGGCGAAGGCCAGCGCACGTCCGGCCCATCCTCGGCTAGCACAGGCTGCACCAGAGCGAGGATGGAAAGAAGCCCGAAGACTCGAAACGCCCGAGGTCCCATCCCGCTCCTCCTCAATGGCGGCCGCCGACTGAGATCGAGCCTGCTGTGACGGCGAATTATCGCTGCAAAGGTTGTGAGTAACAGCCACCTGTAGACAAGGTCGTTATCAACCTTGATCAGGTGCGTTGCCGAACGACGAAACGTTCCAGGAGCAAGCCGATCGTTAATGAAAAAAGAGCGAACAGTATAACATAATAATAATCGACCTGAGCTCCTAAGTTAGGATAGTAACCAAGTCTGACCCACTCAATGATCTGCGTGGCCGGGTTATATTTAAGGACGTGGTAGATTTCCGGCGGAAGATATTGTGGCAAAAACATTACGCCACTAAGGATATACATCGCAATGCTAAAAAGCTGATAGCCCATAATCCAGGCTGGAAAGAAAGATATGATGCCGACATTGATAGTGCCGATGCCGATGCCTAGGAGAATCGCAGCGCAGTAGCCACCAACCGCAATGATTGCATCGGCTGGCCGAGGATCGATTCCGAACGCGACCAATATCGCACAAACGACAAGCAGTCCAAGGAAACCTGTCACAATCTCGACGATGATGCGCGCAAGGACAACATCAAAAACCTTTACCTGCGGATAGTATGTGAGCGGACGGTTCATCATCACCGCCTTCATCACCTCGCGCGAGACATATTGGAAGATCAGGCACGGCACGGCGCCAGTGGCAAAGAAGAGGGCGCGACTATCTCCGATCGGGGCCGGCACTTTCCGGAAGACATAAATCCCAACCAGCATGAAAGTATGCACGACTGGCCAGAGGACGACCACCGCGTAGCCGAGATGCGACCCGCCGAAGCGTGTCCGCATATCGCGCAGCATTAGCGCGTGCAGGACGCGAAGGTAGGATTCCGCCGCACTGCGCCGAGCTAGCGGCGCTGCCGTATCGCTGATCATGGCTACTCGAGCGTCTAGGAGGCTGCCGTTATGTCATGCATGATCGCGTCCGAAATATGGATGTTGCTGTCAGCTCCGGATGTTCGCCAGCCCTCGATCGGCGCTGGGTTGCGTCCATTAATGCGGTAGATATTCGGGTTGAAATTGAAGCGGCCATCAGTGAGGCCGCGGACGGGGCGGGGCACCCTATCAGCCTAGTGGCCTGAGTTTAACGCTTGGTGCCCGCGTTTGGCGGCCTTGATGATGCGATCGGGATCGGCAGCCCAGACGGCGGGCCGCGGGTCGCCGTTGGTTTGGGCGATGAAGCACTTGATGGCGGCCTGCACCTCGACGAGTGAGCCGAACACTCCTCGACGCAGCCGCTGGGATGTGCGCTTGGCAACGAATCCCTCCGCCGCGTTCAGCCAAGAGGTAAAGGCCGGAGTGAAGTGGAAGGTCCAGCGCAGGTGGCGGTCGAGCTAGACCAGATGTTCGCCCGAGAGGGGGCGACCCGTCTCACATGATGCAGATTGACGAGGGTTGCGCCGGATTCCGGTGCCGAGCCTCATGCATAGGAGATGGGTCGTGGAGCAGGTTATCACGTATGTCGGACTGGACGTGCACAAGGACACGATTGCGGTCGCCCTTGCTGAAGCGGACCAGCGCGGCGCGGTGCGGGAGTACGGTAAGATCGCCAATACGCCCACGGCCGTGAAGACACTCGCGGCCAAGCTGGCGCGGACCGACCGGGAGCTGCAGTTCTACTATGAGGCGGGCCCGTGCGGCTACGGCATCCAACGTCAGCTGACGCTGGCCGGGCACGGCTGCGCGGTGGTCGCCCCCTCCTTGATCCCGCGCAAACCCGGCGAGCGGATCAAGACGGACCGGCGGGATGCGATCAACCTGGCCAAGCTGCATCGTGCCGGCGATTTGACCGCGGTCTGGGTACCCGACCCCAAGCATGAGGCCATGCGCGACCTCGTGCGAGCGCGGCAAGCCGCGGTGCGCGCCCTGCGCCAGGCGC carries:
- the ahcY gene encoding adenosylhomocysteinase, whose protein sequence is MAKDYIVRDIGLADYGRKEISIAESEMPGLMAVREEYAARQPLKGAKIAGSLHMTIQTAVLIETLKALGADIRWVSCNIYSTQDHAAAAIAAAGIPVFAVKGETLEEYWDYTSRLFDWHDGGMPNMILDDGGDATMFVHLGLRAEQGDTAFLDKPSSEEEEIFFALLKKKLKEKPKGWFAGLADSIKGVSEETTTGVHRLYILAKEGKLLFPAINVNDSVTKSKFDNLYGCRESLVDGIRRGTDVMMAGKVAMVAGFGDVGKGSASSLRHAGCRVLVSEIDPICALQAAMEGYEVVTMEDAAPRADIFVTATGNKDIITIEHMRAMKDRAIVCNIGHFDNEIQVAGLKNLKWTNIKPQVDEIEFADGHRIILLSEGRLVNLGNATGHPSFVMSASFTNQTLAQIELWTNPGKYERQVYTLPKTLDEKVALLHLEKIGAKLSKLRPDQASYIGVPESGPFKPDHYRY
- a CDS encoding AMP-binding protein, which gives rise to MLSPAPDYDTLRARFRWDIPARYNMGVDVCDVFGAREPERPAILEVGPDGAVETIPFGRLRADSNRLAGALRARGVGPGDRVAVLLPQSAAVVVAHAAAYKLGAVALPLAGLFGPEALAYRLADSGARAIVTDAAGLAKLGPLRAGLPGLDLVICREGAADGALGLDDLLAEGSENFAPVETGPDDPALMIYTSGTTGAPKGALHGHRVLPGHLPGWRMMHDFAPHGGDLMWTPSDWAWAGGLLNVLMPSLHLGMPVVARPGRFEAEDALGLIARLGITNVFLPPTALRMLRGVESPRERFDLSRLRNIASAGEALGPETFTWARDALGLTIGEAYGQTECNLVLAACRAAGIARPGSTGKPVPGHRVAILRPDGSEAGIDEPGEICVARPDPVMFLGYWNQPEATARKFRGDWMLTGDQARRDADGYIHFVGRDDDLITSAAYRIGPTEIEDCLLRHPAVALAAAIGKPDPLRTEIVKAFVVLREGYAASDALRDEILEFARARLSAHERPRELAFRAELPMTTTGKIIRRQLRAEG
- a CDS encoding nitroreductase family protein, whose amino-acid sequence is MTNPTPRQPDHAVDPLFVERRSPRAFTGEAVPEAELMRMFEAARWAPSSYNSQPWRFIYALRGDANWDRLFDLISPGNQRWVAGTGALVILVSSTRMKVGENLQPSWSHSLDAGAASLAFQLQAIRQGWHAHGMTGFDKERAVGALNVPEHHRVEAAYAVGRAIPPAEMTDEQRTRETPNGRRPITDFVFAGAFPARDA
- a CDS encoding ABC transporter permease, with the protein product MISDTAAPLARRSAAESYLRVLHALMLRDMRTRFGGSHLGYAVVVLWPVVHTFMLVGIYVFRKVPAPIGDSRALFFATGAVPCLIFQYVSREVMKAVMMNRPLTYYPQVKVFDVVLARIIVEIVTGFLGLLVVCAILVAFGIDPRPADAIIAVGGYCAAILLGIGIGTINVGIISFFPAWIMGYQLFSIAMYILSGVMFLPQYLPPEIYHVLKYNPATQIIEWVRLGYYPNLGAQVDYYYVILFALFSLTIGLLLERFVVRQRT